The following coding sequences are from one Niveibacterium umoris window:
- a CDS encoding methyltransferase domain-containing protein yields the protein MSIPGCAAWLESPLGRYLIEWELALVDARVADVFGFHAIQIGLPERDYLSHNRIGYKLRCARSGDVKLISETFELPIASQSVDLVVLPHVLEFSDQPHQVLREVERILVPEGQVVITGFNPFSLWGIRRLMASSTGDFPWQGQFLTVKRLKDWLALLSFESQPASFGAYVPPLTVARWIEQWGFMDNAGPRWWPFAGGAYVIQATKRVRGMRLVAPAWRDRLARAKAFAPVAQRDPVHTERTGTND from the coding sequence ATGTCAATTCCCGGATGTGCCGCGTGGCTTGAATCGCCATTGGGCCGCTACCTGATCGAGTGGGAATTGGCGCTGGTCGATGCGCGGGTGGCCGATGTCTTCGGTTTCCACGCGATCCAGATCGGTCTTCCCGAACGCGACTACCTCAGCCACAACCGCATCGGCTACAAGCTGCGCTGCGCCCGTTCCGGCGATGTAAAGCTGATCAGCGAGACTTTCGAGTTGCCGATCGCGTCGCAAAGCGTCGACTTGGTGGTGTTACCGCATGTGCTCGAATTCTCCGATCAGCCTCACCAGGTGCTGCGCGAAGTCGAACGGATCCTGGTGCCGGAAGGGCAGGTCGTCATCACTGGATTCAATCCGTTCAGCCTGTGGGGCATACGGCGCCTGATGGCGTCGAGCACGGGCGACTTTCCGTGGCAGGGTCAATTCCTCACCGTCAAGCGCCTCAAGGACTGGCTTGCGCTGCTCAGTTTCGAGAGCCAGCCCGCGAGCTTTGGCGCCTATGTGCCGCCGCTGACGGTTGCGCGCTGGATCGAACAGTGGGGATTCATGGACAATGCGGGCCCCCGTTGGTGGCCTTTCGCCGGCGGGGCCTATGTGATCCAGGCCACCAAGCGCGTGCGTGGCATGCGGCTCGTGGCGCCGGCGTGGCGCGATCGACTCGCGCGCGCCAAAGCCTTCGCGCCGGTTGCCCAGCGCGATCCGGTGCATACAGAACGAACGGGAACGAATGACTGA
- the rnhA gene encoding ribonuclease HI, producing the protein MTDSIVDIYTDGACSGNPGPGGWGAILRAGGHEKELFGGEASTTNNRMEMTAVIRALQALTRPVQVRVHTDSQYVQKGISEWIHGWKRRGWKTADNKPVKNDDLWRELDQLAALHKIEWLWVKGHAGHPENERADELARRGVDQVRGK; encoded by the coding sequence ATGACTGATTCGATAGTGGACATCTATACCGATGGCGCCTGCTCCGGAAATCCCGGCCCCGGCGGATGGGGCGCCATCCTGCGCGCGGGCGGGCACGAGAAGGAGCTGTTCGGTGGCGAAGCCTCGACCACCAACAACCGCATGGAAATGACCGCCGTGATCCGCGCGCTGCAGGCGCTGACGCGGCCGGTGCAGGTGCGGGTGCATACCGACTCGCAGTACGTGCAGAAGGGCATTTCCGAGTGGATCCACGGCTGGAAGCGTCGTGGCTGGAAAACGGCCGACAACAAGCCGGTGAAGAACGATGACCTGTGGCGCGAACTCGACCAGCTCGCGGCGCTGCACAAGATCGAGTGGCTGTGGGTCAAGGGCCACGCCGGCCATCCCGAGAATGAACGTGCCGACGAACTGGCGCGCCGAGGCGTCGATCAGGTGAGGGGCAAGTGA
- the dnaQ gene encoding DNA polymerase III subunit epsilon, whose protein sequence is MRQIVLDTETTGLDWRSGDRVIEIGCVEMVARKLTGRHYHVYINPERLVDPGAMAVHGITDEFLADKPKFKDVVADFEAFVADAELIIHNAQFDVGFLNMELDRIGRPKLDVLCGGVIDTLKMAKEQNPGKKASLDALCQRYEIDNGHRELHGALLDSELLAEVYLAMTRGQDSLIMDLDSEPTVAAGSDEAGAPLERRPLRILRASPEELAAHDEVIAAIAKANKGKCLWLPPEPPAA, encoded by the coding sequence ATGCGGCAGATTGTTCTCGATACCGAAACCACCGGCCTCGACTGGCGCAGCGGCGACCGTGTGATCGAAATCGGTTGCGTCGAAATGGTCGCGCGCAAGCTCACCGGGCGCCACTACCACGTCTACATCAATCCCGAGCGCCTGGTCGACCCGGGGGCGATGGCGGTGCACGGCATCACCGACGAATTCCTCGCCGACAAGCCGAAGTTCAAGGACGTGGTGGCCGATTTCGAGGCCTTTGTCGCTGACGCCGAGCTGATCATCCACAACGCGCAGTTCGACGTCGGTTTCCTGAACATGGAACTCGACCGCATCGGGCGCCCAAAGCTGGATGTGCTGTGTGGCGGCGTGATCGACACGCTGAAAATGGCCAAGGAGCAGAACCCGGGCAAGAAGGCCTCGCTCGACGCGCTGTGCCAGCGCTACGAGATCGACAACGGCCACCGCGAACTGCACGGCGCGCTGCTCGACTCCGAACTGCTCGCCGAGGTCTACCTCGCGATGACGCGCGGTCAGGACAGCCTGATCATGGATCTGGACAGCGAGCCCACAGTAGCGGCCGGCAGCGATGAGGCCGGCGCCCCGCTGGAGCGGCGCCCGCTGCGCATCCTGCGCGCTTCGCCCGAAGAACTGGCGGCGCATGATGAAGTGATCGCCGCGATCGCCAAGGCCAACAAGGGTAAGTGCCTGTGGCTGCCGCCGGAGCCGCCTGCCGCCTGA
- a CDS encoding NAD(P)/FAD-dependent oxidoreductase: MDCSASDEVRVDCAIVGAGVVGLACAKRLAERGLQVALFEREHSFGQGISSRSSEVIHAGLYYPQGSLKAALCVAGARDLYAYCAAHGVAHRRTGKLVVATRADDLAALERIAAQARGNGVERARLITGEAAREMEPALNCCAALWSPDTGIIDSHALMQAYADDAEAAGAMLVFAAPVLHGECAARGVTLHVGGAAPYRVRADWLINAAGLGAQPLAAAITGFPAAHIAALHFAKGHYFSLSGRSPFSHLIYPVPEPGGLGIHLTLDLAGCARFGPDVAWIEQPDYTVPVERADAFARAIRQYWPGLPDGRLVPAYAGVRPKLGGAEAAAADFRIDGPASHGVAGVINLFGIESPGLTASLAIAARVSDIVTG, translated from the coding sequence ATGGACTGCTCCGCCTCTGACGAGGTCCGCGTCGACTGCGCCATCGTCGGCGCTGGCGTGGTCGGGCTGGCCTGCGCCAAACGGCTCGCCGAGCGTGGCCTGCAGGTCGCCCTGTTCGAACGTGAGCACAGCTTCGGCCAGGGCATTTCCAGCCGCTCCAGCGAGGTGATCCACGCCGGGCTCTACTACCCGCAAGGCTCGCTGAAGGCTGCCCTGTGCGTAGCCGGCGCGCGCGATCTCTACGCCTACTGCGCGGCGCACGGCGTCGCACACCGCCGCACCGGCAAGCTGGTGGTGGCGACCCGCGCCGATGACCTCGCAGCACTCGAACGCATCGCCGCCCAGGCACGCGGCAACGGCGTCGAGCGCGCACGACTGATCACCGGCGAAGCGGCGCGCGAGATGGAGCCCGCGCTGAACTGCTGCGCCGCGCTCTGGTCGCCGGACACCGGCATCATCGACAGCCATGCGCTGATGCAGGCCTATGCCGACGACGCAGAGGCTGCCGGTGCGATGCTGGTGTTTGCGGCGCCAGTGCTGCATGGCGAGTGCGCGGCACGCGGCGTCACGCTGCACGTTGGGGGGGCTGCACCCTACCGAGTTCGGGCGGATTGGCTGATCAATGCTGCAGGGCTTGGCGCGCAGCCGCTGGCGGCAGCGATAACGGGCTTTCCGGCTGCGCATATTGCGGCGCTGCACTTTGCCAAAGGCCACTACTTTTCGCTGAGCGGCCGCAGCCCCTTCAGCCACTTGATCTACCCGGTGCCGGAACCGGGCGGCCTGGGGATTCACCTGACGCTCGACCTTGCCGGTTGCGCTCGTTTCGGGCCGGACGTCGCCTGGATCGAGCAGCCTGACTACACTGTGCCGGTCGAGCGCGCCGACGCCTTCGCACGCGCGATCCGCCAATACTGGCCGGGCTTGCCGGATGGACGGCTGGTACCGGCCTATGCCGGCGTGCGTCCGAAACTGGGTGGGGCGGAAGCTGCCGCCGCGGACTTCCGCATCGACGGGCCGGCAAGCCATGGCGTCGCGGGCGTCATCAACCTGTTCGGCATCGAATCGCCGGGGCTGACCGCATCGCTCGCCATAGCGGCGCGCGTCAGCGACATCGTCACCGGATGA
- a CDS encoding fused MFS/spermidine synthase has translation MAHSIDVSEEAGIRYLHFGSKWVQGAMRVRRPYALQLQYTQYMIAVLLLREPPWPRKVLLIGLGAASLTKFFHRYLPQSRLTVAEIDPRVVAVARMHFKLPEEDARLRVVIADGAEIVTRDSQHWDAILVDGFDAHARAGMLDKAPFYAAARAALNDKGLMVSNLFGHRKGFSEGFGRIRAAFDDRAIALPQCETGNVIAIANAGEAIALRFEELHLRAEALRRDTGLDLRGLVKRMVLQAAEGDGLLRL, from the coding sequence ATGGCGCACTCGATTGATGTATCGGAAGAGGCCGGCATCCGCTACCTGCACTTCGGGTCGAAGTGGGTGCAGGGTGCCATGCGGGTTCGCCGCCCCTACGCGCTGCAACTGCAGTACACCCAGTACATGATCGCGGTGCTGTTGCTGCGCGAGCCGCCCTGGCCGCGCAAGGTGCTGCTGATCGGGCTGGGCGCTGCCTCGCTGACCAAGTTCTTCCACCGTTATCTGCCGCAGAGCCGGCTCACCGTGGCCGAGATCGACCCACGCGTAGTCGCCGTCGCCCGCATGCACTTCAAGTTGCCGGAAGAAGATGCTCGGCTGCGCGTCGTGATCGCCGACGGGGCCGAAATCGTGACCCGCGACAGCCAGCACTGGGACGCGATCCTGGTCGATGGTTTCGACGCCCATGCCCGCGCCGGCATGCTCGACAAGGCGCCGTTCTACGCCGCGGCGCGTGCGGCCCTGAACGACAAGGGGCTGATGGTCAGCAACCTGTTCGGCCACCGCAAGGGCTTCAGCGAGGGCTTTGGCCGCATACGCGCCGCTTTCGACGACCGCGCGATCGCGCTGCCGCAATGCGAGACGGGCAACGTCATCGCCATCGCCAATGCCGGCGAGGCGATCGCCCTGCGCTTCGAAGAATTGCATCTGCGCGCCGAGGCGCTGCGGCGCGACACAGGCCTCGATTTGCGCGGGCTGGTGAAACGCATGGTGCTGCAGGCCGCGGAAGGTGATGGACTGCTCCGCCTCTGA
- a CDS encoding metallophosphoesterase has product MMRVLAVLLAVLISPAANAERYSFAAFGDLPYNEAERAEFPLLLDAMREAAVVFGVHVGDIKTGGTPCDDITLTDIRDLLAGAPFPTVYVPGDNEWVDCTRRSAGGFDALERLDKLRSLFQPKAESLGAEPFKVERQSDVDFSHGAYQEHLRWRRGPVAFLTLNVPGSDNNFGSGREASNEYRQRMSAVRSWLGDGFAKARRDSARAIVIFMHADPDFEAFAAGSPARAYSELLYALRSEVMEFEGEVVVFHGDTHVMRIDRPLVDSDGAPIERFRRAEVFGSPIPGWLEVTVDTEAEQLIRIRPRPLRKED; this is encoded by the coding sequence ATGATGCGTGTGCTCGCAGTGCTGCTCGCCGTGTTGATCTCGCCGGCCGCAAACGCCGAGCGATACAGCTTCGCGGCCTTCGGCGATCTGCCCTACAACGAGGCTGAGCGCGCCGAGTTCCCGCTGCTGCTCGATGCGATGCGTGAGGCTGCTGTCGTGTTCGGCGTGCATGTCGGCGACATCAAGACCGGCGGCACGCCCTGCGATGACATCACGCTGACCGACATCCGCGACCTGCTGGCCGGCGCGCCCTTCCCTACCGTTTATGTGCCGGGCGACAACGAGTGGGTGGACTGCACCCGGCGCAGTGCCGGCGGTTTCGACGCGCTCGAACGTCTCGACAAATTGCGCAGCCTCTTCCAGCCCAAGGCCGAATCGCTCGGAGCTGAACCCTTCAAGGTGGAGCGGCAGAGCGACGTCGACTTCTCGCACGGCGCCTACCAGGAACACCTGCGCTGGCGCCGCGGCCCGGTGGCCTTCCTGACCTTGAATGTGCCGGGCAGCGACAATAACTTCGGCAGCGGGCGCGAAGCGAGCAACGAATACCGCCAGCGCATGAGCGCGGTGCGCAGCTGGCTCGGCGATGGCTTCGCCAAGGCGCGCCGCGACAGCGCGCGGGCCATTGTGATCTTCATGCATGCCGATCCCGACTTCGAGGCCTTCGCTGCCGGCTCGCCGGCGCGCGCGTATTCGGAACTGCTGTACGCGCTGCGATCGGAGGTGATGGAATTCGAAGGCGAGGTCGTCGTCTTCCACGGCGACACCCATGTCATGCGCATCGACCGGCCGCTGGTCGATAGCGATGGCGCGCCGATCGAGCGTTTTCGCCGCGCCGAAGTGTTCGGCTCACCGATCCCCGGCTGGCTTGAGGTGACGGTGGATACCGAAGCCGAGCAACTGATCCGGATCCGCCCACGCCCGCTGCGCAAAGAGGATTGA
- the mutS gene encoding DNA mismatch repair protein MutS, whose product MQQYLTLKAQHPGTLLFYRMGDFYELFFDDAEKAARLLDITLTARGKSAGKPIAMAGVPFHALEPYLAKLVKMGESAVIAEQVGDPATSKGPVERAVARIVTPGTLTDSALLDDKTDAPLLAATQLRGRLGLAWLNLANGDFRLLECAPEQLGSQLERLRPAEALVPDGITLEGLEQRVPAVRRLADWQFDADTARRVLPEHFGTRDLSGFGADEFDVALAAAAALFDYARATQRQSLSHVSGLHVEREAEFLRMDAATRRNLELTETLRGEPAPTLFSLLDLCETSMGSRWLRHALHHPLSDRVACAHRHAAVEALIADQGLTGEGLARVLRGIADVERITARIALRSARPRDLAALRDTLARLPELRSHVPGGETPLLAQIHADLDAPLAPTTLLARAIAPEPATNVRDGGVIAEGFDAELDELRGIQSNCGAFLMELEARERERTGITSLKVEFNKVHGFYIEVSHANTTKVPDDYRRRQTLKNAERYITPELKAFEDKALSAQERALAREKGLWDELLETLAADILAFQRIARAIALLDGLTSFARIALRYDYCKPVFRSEAGLAIEAGRHPVVERQVDSFISNDCDFSATRRMLLVTGPNMGGKSTYMRQIALIVLLAHCGAFVPARRAELGPIDGIFTRIGASDDLASGRSTFMVEMTEAAAILNSGTERSLVLMDEIGRGTSTFDGMALAFAIARHLLEKNRSLALFSTHYFELTRLSVEHPECANVHLGAVEHGHRIVFLHAVEEGPASQSYGIEVAALAGIPAPVVREARRRLRALENREASGGPQADLFSALPPEAEEAPPHPVLEKLAGIDPDALSPREALERLYALKALTR is encoded by the coding sequence ATGCAGCAGTACCTGACGCTCAAGGCGCAGCATCCCGGCACCCTGCTGTTCTATCGCATGGGCGACTTCTACGAGTTGTTCTTCGACGATGCGGAGAAGGCAGCGCGCCTGCTGGACATCACGCTCACCGCGCGCGGCAAGTCGGCCGGCAAGCCGATCGCGATGGCGGGCGTGCCCTTCCACGCACTCGAACCCTACCTCGCCAAGCTGGTGAAGATGGGCGAGTCGGCGGTGATCGCGGAACAGGTAGGCGACCCCGCGACCAGCAAGGGGCCGGTCGAACGCGCCGTGGCGCGCATCGTCACCCCCGGCACGCTCACCGACTCGGCCCTGCTCGATGACAAGACCGACGCCCCGCTGCTGGCCGCGACGCAGCTTCGCGGCCGCCTCGGGCTCGCCTGGCTGAACCTCGCCAACGGCGATTTCCGCCTGCTCGAATGCGCGCCGGAACAACTGGGCTCGCAGCTCGAACGCCTGCGCCCCGCCGAAGCCCTGGTGCCGGACGGCATCACCCTCGAAGGCCTTGAACAACGCGTGCCCGCCGTGCGCCGCCTCGCCGACTGGCAGTTCGACGCCGACACCGCGCGCCGCGTGCTGCCCGAGCATTTCGGCACGCGCGACCTCTCGGGTTTCGGTGCCGACGAATTCGACGTCGCGCTCGCCGCTGCCGCGGCGTTGTTCGATTACGCGCGCGCCACGCAGCGCCAGAGCCTGTCGCATGTCTCGGGCCTGCACGTCGAACGCGAGGCCGAGTTCCTGCGCATGGACGCCGCCACGCGCCGCAACCTGGAACTGACCGAAACCCTGCGCGGCGAGCCCGCGCCCACGCTGTTCTCGCTGCTCGATCTGTGCGAGACCTCGATGGGCTCGCGCTGGCTGCGCCACGCGCTGCACCATCCACTCTCCGACCGCGTGGCGTGCGCGCACCGCCATGCGGCGGTCGAGGCGCTCATCGCCGACCAGGGTCTCACCGGCGAAGGCCTCGCGCGCGTGCTGCGCGGTATCGCCGACGTCGAGCGCATCACCGCGCGCATCGCACTGCGCAGCGCACGCCCGCGCGACCTCGCCGCGCTGCGCGACACGCTCGCCCGCCTGCCGGAACTGCGCAGCCATGTGCCCGGCGGCGAGACGCCGCTGCTCGCGCAGATCCATGCCGACCTCGACGCGCCGCTGGCGCCGACCACGCTGCTGGCCCGCGCGATTGCACCGGAACCGGCCACCAATGTGCGCGACGGCGGTGTGATTGCCGAAGGCTTCGATGCGGAGCTCGACGAGCTGCGCGGCATTCAGTCCAACTGCGGCGCCTTCCTGATGGAACTCGAAGCGCGCGAACGCGAGCGCACCGGCATCACCAGCCTGAAGGTCGAGTTCAACAAGGTGCACGGCTTCTACATCGAAGTCAGCCACGCCAACACCACCAAGGTGCCGGACGACTACCGCCGCCGCCAGACGCTCAAGAACGCAGAGCGCTACATCACCCCCGAGCTCAAGGCCTTCGAGGACAAGGCCCTGTCGGCGCAGGAACGTGCGCTGGCGCGCGAGAAGGGCTTGTGGGACGAGCTGCTCGAAACGCTCGCCGCCGACATCCTCGCCTTCCAGCGCATCGCACGCGCGATCGCGCTGCTCGACGGCCTCACCAGCTTCGCCCGCATCGCGTTGCGCTACGACTACTGCAAGCCGGTGTTCCGCAGCGAAGCGGGGCTGGCCATCGAAGCGGGTCGTCACCCGGTGGTGGAGCGCCAGGTCGACAGCTTCATCTCGAACGACTGCGACTTTTCCGCCACGCGCCGCATGCTGCTGGTGACCGGCCCGAACATGGGCGGTAAGTCGACCTACATGCGGCAGATCGCGCTGATCGTGTTGCTTGCGCACTGCGGCGCCTTCGTGCCGGCGCGGCGCGCCGAGCTCGGGCCGATCGACGGCATCTTTACCCGCATTGGCGCCTCCGACGACCTCGCCTCGGGGCGTTCGACCTTCATGGTCGAGATGACCGAGGCGGCGGCGATCCTCAACAGCGGCACCGAGCGCTCGCTGGTACTGATGGACGAGATCGGCCGGGGGACATCCACCTTTGACGGCATGGCACTGGCCTTCGCGATCGCGCGCCACCTGCTCGAAAAGAACCGCTCGCTGGCGCTGTTCTCGACCCACTACTTCGAGCTGACCCGGCTTTCGGTCGAGCACCCGGAATGCGCCAACGTGCACCTGGGCGCGGTCGAGCATGGCCACCGCATCGTCTTCCTGCACGCGGTGGAAGAAGGCCCGGCCAGCCAGAGCTACGGTATCGAGGTCGCCGCGCTCGCGGGCATCCCCGCGCCCGTGGTACGCGAAGCACGGCGCCGCCTGCGTGCGCTGGAAAACCGTGAAGCCTCCGGCGGCCCGCAGGCCGACCTGTTCTCCGCCTTGCCGCCCGAAGCCGAAGAAGCGCCGCCGCACCCGGTGCTCGAAAAACTCGCGGGGATCGACCCCGATGCACTGTCGCCGCGCGAAGCGCTCGAACGGCTCTACGCGCTGAAAGCCCTTACGCGATGA
- a CDS encoding efflux RND transporter permease subunit, with amino-acid sequence MWLTRISVKNPVFAAMMMLCLAVLGLFAYKRLTVEAFPDVSFPAVAIETPYPGATPEVVEVEVSRKIEEAMNTLAGVKRVTSRSYQDYSLVFVEFELTVNADKATADARDKLAQVRPSLRDDVKQSVISSFGPDDQPIMSISLVSDRHTTRELTERAEKLILKRIQTVKGVGRASLVGGIKREIQIRLDPFRMRALYVGVEQVVDALRRENQMLPAGALKNLRQEMQVQVQGRLKEPHAFEDIVIVQRGDAPIRLRDIATVEDGEAEPTSHALINGKPALSIDIFKVSKANTVEVADGVRKTVADLNKNLPDGMQLETIFDGSDEIRDSLSDVQKTLIEGAILTVFIVFVFLGSWRSTVITGLTLPLALLGSIFMIQAMGFSLNMMTLLALSLCIGLLIDDAIVVRENIVRHALRGKSPYDAALDGTKEIGLAVLATTLTIVAVFLPVGFMGGIIGRYFYQFGLTVAAAVMLSMFVSFTLDPMLSSVWHDPHAHGAKRGGLLGRWLDAFERFQERLAERYGRVIAWALGHRKSVLALATASFVGSFLLLPFIGSEFVPKGDFGQLGGRMMTPTGSSLSYTLGKAKQIDAALREFPEVKRSYITVNSGWQAQGPEQLGLNIKLVPKRERKATQEQVLVKLRARLKEIGGVELKNLAIGEGGGGGDNPIALSLQGEDLAVLTKLSQDLAARIRAIPNTVDVLTTAEDTRPMLEIAVDRAVAADLGISVERVGNTLRPFIEGQAATTWQAPDGDAYDVKVRLPPELRRNGQDLDLLWLASNRTDAATGLPYMIALSQVAKVVPSTSPTRINRKSLMRDIWVLAGVSGRSAGEVGKDVQKVLKDFKLPPGYRIVEDGENQQMAESFGYAVSALALAVIFIYMILASQFGSFLHPLAIMTSLPLSLIGVFLGLLVARSTLSIFSVIGIIMLMGLVTKNAILLVDFVEQAQKRGEPRRQAIIDAGRTRLRPIMMTTFAMVFGMLPVALGLGEGGEQRAPMAHAVIGGVIASTLLTLVVVPVVYTYLDDFGEWCRRRLHRRRELAADQA; translated from the coding sequence ATGTGGCTGACCCGCATATCGGTCAAGAACCCCGTCTTCGCGGCGATGATGATGCTGTGCCTCGCCGTGCTCGGACTGTTCGCCTACAAACGCCTGACGGTCGAGGCCTTCCCCGACGTCAGCTTCCCCGCCGTCGCGATCGAGACGCCCTACCCCGGCGCGACGCCCGAGGTGGTCGAAGTCGAGGTCTCGCGCAAGATCGAAGAGGCGATGAACACGCTGGCCGGCGTCAAGCGCGTGACCTCACGTTCGTACCAGGACTACTCGCTCGTCTTTGTCGAATTCGAGCTGACGGTCAATGCGGACAAGGCCACCGCCGATGCGCGCGACAAGCTCGCCCAGGTGCGCCCCTCGCTGCGTGATGACGTGAAGCAATCGGTGATCTCCAGCTTCGGCCCGGACGACCAGCCGATCATGTCGATCAGCCTGGTCTCCGATCGGCATACGACGCGGGAGCTGACCGAGCGCGCCGAAAAACTGATCCTCAAACGCATCCAGACGGTCAAGGGTGTCGGCCGCGCGTCGCTGGTCGGCGGTATCAAGCGCGAGATCCAGATCAGGCTCGACCCCTTCCGCATGCGGGCGCTGTACGTCGGCGTGGAGCAAGTGGTCGATGCCCTGCGCCGCGAAAACCAGATGCTGCCTGCCGGTGCATTGAAGAACCTGCGTCAGGAAATGCAGGTACAGGTGCAGGGCCGCCTGAAAGAACCGCACGCGTTTGAAGACATCGTGATCGTGCAGCGCGGCGACGCGCCGATCCGCCTGCGCGACATCGCGACGGTGGAAGATGGCGAAGCGGAGCCGACCTCGCATGCGCTGATCAATGGCAAGCCGGCGCTATCGATCGACATCTTCAAGGTATCGAAGGCGAACACGGTTGAAGTCGCCGACGGCGTGCGCAAGACGGTTGCCGACCTGAACAAGAACCTGCCGGACGGGATGCAGCTCGAGACGATTTTCGACGGCTCCGACGAAATCCGCGACTCGCTCTCGGACGTTCAGAAGACGCTGATCGAGGGTGCGATCCTGACCGTGTTCATCGTGTTTGTGTTCCTCGGCTCCTGGCGCAGCACGGTGATCACGGGCCTCACGCTGCCGCTGGCGCTGCTCGGCTCGATCTTCATGATCCAGGCCATGGGTTTCTCGCTCAACATGATGACGCTGCTCGCGCTGTCGCTGTGCATCGGCCTGCTGATCGACGACGCGATCGTGGTGCGCGAGAACATCGTGCGCCACGCCCTGCGCGGCAAGTCACCCTACGACGCCGCGCTGGATGGCACCAAGGAAATCGGCCTCGCGGTGCTGGCCACCACGCTCACCATCGTCGCGGTGTTCCTGCCGGTCGGCTTCATGGGCGGCATCATCGGCCGCTACTTCTACCAGTTCGGCCTCACCGTCGCCGCGGCGGTAATGCTGTCGATGTTCGTCAGCTTCACGCTCGACCCCATGCTCTCGTCGGTGTGGCACGACCCGCACGCCCACGGCGCCAAGCGCGGTGGCCTGCTCGGCCGCTGGCTCGACGCCTTCGAGCGCTTTCAGGAACGCCTCGCCGAACGCTACGGCCGCGTCATCGCATGGGCGCTGGGCCACCGCAAATCGGTGCTGGCACTAGCGACGGCAAGCTTTGTCGGCAGCTTCTTGCTGCTGCCCTTCATTGGCTCGGAATTCGTGCCCAAGGGCGACTTTGGCCAACTCGGCGGCCGCATGATGACGCCAACCGGATCCAGCCTCAGCTACACGCTCGGCAAAGCCAAGCAGATCGACGCGGCGCTGCGCGAGTTCCCGGAAGTCAAGCGCAGCTACATCACGGTGAATTCCGGCTGGCAGGCGCAAGGCCCCGAACAGTTGGGCCTCAATATCAAGCTGGTGCCCAAGCGCGAACGCAAGGCAACGCAGGAACAGGTGCTGGTCAAACTGCGCGCGCGGCTCAAGGAAATCGGCGGCGTCGAGCTCAAGAACCTCGCCATCGGCGAAGGCGGCGGCGGTGGCGACAACCCGATCGCGCTGAGCCTGCAAGGCGAGGACCTCGCCGTGCTCACCAAACTGTCGCAAGACCTGGCCGCCCGGATCCGCGCCATCCCGAACACGGTGGACGTGCTGACCACCGCGGAGGACACCCGCCCGATGCTGGAGATCGCGGTCGATCGCGCGGTGGCGGCAGACCTGGGCATCTCGGTCGAACGCGTTGGCAACACCCTGCGCCCCTTCATCGAGGGCCAGGCGGCGACCACCTGGCAGGCGCCGGACGGCGATGCCTACGATGTAAAAGTGCGCCTGCCGCCGGAGCTGCGCCGTAATGGCCAGGATCTGGATCTGTTGTGGCTGGCCAGCAACCGCACCGATGCAGCCACCGGCCTGCCCTACATGATCGCGCTGTCGCAGGTCGCCAAGGTGGTGCCTTCCACGTCGCCGACCCGCATCAACCGCAAGAGCCTGATGCGCGACATCTGGGTGCTGGCTGGCGTTTCGGGGCGTTCAGCCGGTGAAGTCGGCAAGGACGTGCAGAAGGTGCTCAAGGACTTCAAGCTGCCCCCCGGCTACCGCATCGTCGAAGACGGCGAGAACCAGCAGATGGCGGAATCCTTCGGCTATGCGGTATCCGCGCTGGCGCTGGCGGTGATCTTCATCTACATGATCCTCGCCTCGCAGTTCGGCAGCTTCCTGCACCCGCTGGCGATCATGACCTCGCTGCCGCTATCGCTGATCGGCGTGTTCCTCGGGCTGCTCGTCGCGCGCAGCACGCTGTCGATCTTCTCGGTGATCGGCATCATCATGCTGATGGGTCTGGTGACAAAGAACGCGATCCTGCTGGTGGACTTCGTCGAGCAGGCGCAGAAGCGTGGCGAACCCCGCCGCCAGGCGATCATCGACGCCGGCCGCACCCGCCTGCGCCCGATCATGATGACCACCTTCGCGATGGTCTTCGGCATGCTGCCGGTGGCGCTCGGGCTGGGTGAAGGCGGCGAACAGCGTGCCCCGATGGCGCACGCGGTGATCGGCGGCGTGATCGCCTCGACCCTGCTTACGCTCGTCGTGGTGCCGGTGGTCTACACCTACCTCGACGACTTCGGCGAGTGGTGCCGGCGCAGGCTGCACCGCCGTCGCGAACTCGCCGCCGACCAGGCCTGA